The Agelaius phoeniceus isolate bAgePho1 chromosome Z, bAgePho1.hap1, whole genome shotgun sequence genomic interval tccctctccatccctttatctcccccatttctccctctctccatccccctctctccatttctctctctctctcttaattTCAGTTCCACGTGTCCAGAAGGAACTGTGCTCCTCCCCAAGGCCTGTACTATGTGGAGTTACACAGCGCTCTGAACTGTGTGCTGTAATACAGAAGACTGTTACAAACACCAGGGTAGACCATAGCTAAGGGTGTCATCACAGCACTTCCATGGGATGGAAAAGCCATAGGAAGAAATTGCTGAGTGTTATGCAAAGAGACCAATGTCATGCCCAAGATGTCTTCATACATCAGCAGCACTGGTCAGACAGGGGTCATGCATCTCCCCTCActggcaccaggaaaaaaaaaaagaaactgagcAAACCCACCTTTGTATCGAGAGCCTTTTTTATGCTGATTCGTCTCTGAATTCTAGCTTCTCCTCTTTCAATCTGAGCCATGATCTTCTCTATGTCTTGGAGTTCATTGCATCTTTCCCAGAACACAGCTAAGAAAAGAACAACTTCTTAGTATCTTATCATGCATTGTAAAAGTCAGGGGTTTAACCTTAAAAAAAGGATGTTAGCTGTTCCTTCCTTTTACCAGAGCTTACTGCTGTGTAACAACAGACATGCCTTGAGCTGGTAAGAAACCTTCCCTTCCAGCTACCATGTGCTGCAGTAGTACAAATGCTGTTTTGAAGAGGGTAGATATAGGAATCTTCAGTTTAAGTGAGGTACAATACAGGCCAGTAAGACTTTTGTGTGTCAGTCTCCTCAAAGGAAACAAAGCTTCTTCAAATGAAAACGGATGTAACAGAATACAGTTTTATCAATAGAAGCAAGAGGGCAACTGAGTGCCCGAAGACAAGCAAGTGCCTGAAAGACCATTAGGTGTTTAAATAAGGGGTTTTTGTACAAGATTTTTGCACATTTTCAACTTGCTCTGTACCTTTAGAAATGTAGTGCCAGGACTTTGCAGCTACActacagtggaaaaaaatctcttctaatGCGAGGTTAAGACTCAGGTTACCAGTGGTGGCTGTAGGTTCAATCGTGATGTATTTACTGAGTTCTGCTCTCGAGGAGGAGGTAAAGGTTAACTTCTCATTAATgaatacaaggaaaagggaaatctcTTCAGCTAAGCAGTGTTTCTCAGCATTTCCCTTTGCAAAAATTAACAAGAACTGAAGACAGTGCTACCCAGTTAGATTCAGGATACAGTGAAGTGGCTCAGCAGGAGTTTAGGTGTGCATTTTAGTACAGCCTTAGTTGTGCAGGCGGTAATGATGGTAAAAGACAGAGCAGCAGATCCAAAATACATCAATATAATTCTACCCCAAAAATCTTAGAACAGCAGTGTAAGAAATTCTCAGCAGTAGGATGTTACCATGTTCTCAGGCAGTTCAAATGAGCCAAGCAGAGTTAGATACTCTCAGAGCTGAGTACAGAATTAAGTTACCTGAATACTCAATGACTTCCTCTGGGGTTTTTCCTTCGACTTCTCGTGCTATATTTTCAATGTCATCACGGCCCCACTTCTCATTGGCTTTGAGGAACTGGTTGAAATCTCTCTTATTCCAGTTAGTGAAGCCCTATACAGCAATCAAGAGGAAACATTGCACAGAGGTTCAGGATTTGTCCATCTCCAAATTTGATTCAACTGGTTTCTTGAAATTGCCTGTAACACTTCCATCATTCCACAGTGttaaaccttttctttctctgcagtttAATTTAGTAGAACTCTTTTTATACTGCAGTCACTGTAGTCTCTCTATTTAAATACTGCAAAATGACTAGCACTAGTTCTTTATTTACCTAGTAATTTCTGGTaagttttcagctgaaaaattaatCCCTCCTCCTAATAGTCTCTCTGTGGGATtactttctaagaaaaaaaaaattgctcaagTGAAAGTAGTGTAATGGCTTTTGTTTTGTCAAAAAGGCCCCCCAAGTGCCTCACAGACACCCTCAGCCATTGCATCATTGCAGTGACCACTGCATGGTCACTCTCCCTCAGAAGGACTAAAGCCACCTTGTGATGGTGATTTTCAGCAGAGACACAAGTAGCACTGCTGAAGTCATGAGCTAAAGTAGGTTCATTTCATATTACCAGTAGCTTTTACAAGTAGTGGGAAGTAGCAAGTTCTGCCAGCCATGTTGTGATTTAGCCACAGCTTACTGGACTGTACTGATTCCTGACCTCTGTGATTCTGGTGTCTCCACAGTGAGCTGTTCCAGCTCATTACTACGCAAGCAAGAAATCCTGTCCTGTAATTCCGATCCCCTGCCAAAATACAACGTGTAAATAAAATATCCAAATAAGGCATATCAAGCATTCACctggttttaaattatttaaatatacagGCTTCCTAATTATATACTTATTCAGCTCACACCCTCTTTTAGTGAGGGGAACTATCCACTACCAGATGTGGTTTAGGAAAACTGACTGTTCAGACCCCAGGATTCACTTCCATAAGGGTGTGAAACTGAGGCAGAATATGTGCATTAAATCATGTGGAATGcagcacacccagctctgcagccattcTGCAAGGTTTCATGGAAAGACATCACAGTCTATAGTGAATGCCAGACTAGGATTCAGGAGAATCCTTGGTGCACATTCCTCAAAGATATCCTATGACATAGGCCTATGACAAACCTAATGCTGGAAACTCTTTTCAGTCTGAACCAAACTGTGCAGATGTGTTAACTACGGCACATGCCGATCAGTGACCAAGAAATGCTCCCATAATGCTGTGAAACACAAAACAAGCTTTGGCTGATTTCAGTCTCACTGAAGAACCGACAATACCCGGGTTAgaagtttctctttttcttctagttCTTCATCATTAAGAGGTTCAGCCTCATCAATCTTAAGCTGCTCTTCCTTTTGTGCTTGGGCTGCATTTGGGAGATCAGGATTACGAGGTACCTGAAAGGTTTTGCACTTTataaaactgaattaatttttcacaGATAATTACTAATTGTCACCTTTTTGTTAATATAACCTAATAGCTTCGACAGCTGAacatgattttatttcatttaaattactGTGAAAGGCTGGAAAAGTACTTATTCTCCTACTGTTGCATTAAACTGTTCCATTGCAAGAATTTAGAGAATAACACAGAAGGGactggaccttaaagatcacctctTTTCCAagcccctgctatgggcagggccaccttctGCTTAGACAAGGATGCTCAAAGGCTCGTCCAAcgtggccttgaacacttccaagcaaGTGGAATGTGGgtcatccacagcttctctgggcaaattgtgccagtgcctcaccacactcacagtgaagaatttccttccaatatccaacccaaacctgccctctgtcagtttaaagctgctcccttgtaaaaagtcccttttcAGCTTTCCTGCAAGCCCCCTCtaggtactgaaaggctgcaatttggttgctccagagcctttgcttctccagactgaacaatcccaactctcagcctttcctcctaagagaggtgctccagccctctggtcAAGGAAATTCTTCAGTTACCTTGTAACCAATTGTTTTCCTGTCGTAGAGAATCTCTTTTTCCAACAGTTCAAACAGGCGAGGAGGAAAGAACTGGAAGTCCTGTACATTTGGCTGTTTTGGAGGCCGTGGAGCCTGAAACACAAAGCTTGCATTTGCTCCCTTTCACATCCAGAATCTGCTTGCTTGTAAGAAGTAATTTAAGTTTATGAGCAAACAAAAAGCATTATTGTTACAAAAATGCACTGTCTTaacttggggggaaaaaagtcacaCCATGCAAGACACACCAACCACCACAAAGAATTCTAAAAGTAAAAGAGCAGTGAGAGAAGGGGAAGAGAGGTCTTTTGGGAGGAGGTGGCTGGTGAAAAAGTCACACGTGTTTAAAGCATTAATCTTCCACAGGAAAATTTACAGCTGCTTAAATAAGAACTAGAAAAAACTTGATCTTAGCCTCCCTAACGTCTTacaagtttcatactgttcTTATTTTTTCTCACAGAAGTTTGTCTCAAgtcttttggaaattttttctaaatttagaTAGTCCCTCCACTTTATAAAAGTGAACAGAGCAGTTTTTATGACTCAAGACCTATTTGTTGCTTAGAGCTTCAGCCATTTACCATACATAttgaaaaaatttatttcttttgattaGTCAACTCACCTTGGGTGCTTTTGGTTCACTGACTCGAAGAGCCTCTCTGAAATAAGCATCCACAGCATAattggcttttctttctcttttaggGGGTTCAATCCACTCTGTAAATGCCaactataaaaacaaaacccatcacccccaaaaccaaaaattaagtCTTGCAAGATCATGAGACCAGCTACAAGTTTTATGTAAAATTAGATCTACATCTACTTCATTATAAGTGTTATAAGTGTTATTTAAACTATTTTCATAGATGACACTGTATTTTACCCAATACCTCTTAAATAAGTATGACTAAAACATGCAATTCAGGGCATTCCTCCAAAAGAAACTTAAAACATtaccttctgtttttctctgtagtCTTCCCCTTCAAAATTATACACGCTAGATTCAGTATCCATAGTAAAATTCCTAAGGGAGCTTTCACCCATCTTTGAAAGTTTTTCGTTCATTTCCGCAGTCTTGGACAGGGGATACAGAAAAGAATAGTAGCCGTTTGGATGGTACTTCATTATTTAACATCTCATTCCCAGATAGAACGGGAGCCATTTTGGAAGGCACGTCATTATTAAACACCTCATTCCAGAAAGGAGCCACTCTGAAAGGtacttcattttaaaacatCCCATTGCCAGAAAGAAGAGGAGCCATTCTAGAAGGTACTTGACTATAAAACATCTTATTGACAACATCAGAAAAAACAGACACGATTGAGTAACACAAAAACCCTCTACAGCAAAAACCCCTTTTCTCTCCAGCTTGGAACCAAGTTATCATCCAGAGACTCACTATCTTGCCATCACATTCAAATCTACAGGTGAGCTTCCCCTTTTCAAACCTTCTCACCTTCTTTGCCCCTCTTTCCAAAATGTGATCAATATCTTCATCTGTAATCTCACTATCCTTTGAAGCAAACACGTGTGTTGCTCCATGTCTGATCATTTGCAGCATTTCATCCTTTCCAAGTTTATTCAGGTTTTGATCCACCAATCTTCCTAAAGATAAAAATGCTTGAGGATAGCAACTCACTGAAGAGTTCATGTTATGGAAGGAGCAATACAGGATTTTCTCCCCCTTATATTTCCACATACAAACTACATATTACTGATTCCAAGCAAGTCAACTAAGGTTACCTTACTTTTCTCTGTCtattagaaaaaggaaaggcattcatttaaatttaaagtgaAAGAAGAAACTGAGTGCTTTAAAAAGTCAAATATGACTATACCCCACTAGGCAGGTAAGCAAAAAGTTAGTGAGGAAATGCCTACTCCTACAGTAAAACAAATTTCCAAGTGGATGAGGCCTTTGCACATGAACTCCCTTCAGAGTTCAGATGAGGCAAAAGCAACACTCCCACTGGTTCTTACTGGCTGATTGCACCATGATTTACAATGGGAGAAGAAGGGAATTTCATCCTAGATCCGAAGTGCCTTCATATAATACTTGCCTTGCTGGATGACTATGGAATCCAGGCGCAGTTTCATTTCTGCACGCTCCACTATCCTTTCCTCCACGGTATTGTCTGTAATAAACCTGAACACACGGACAGTCTTGGTCTGCCCAATTCTGTGCGCTCGATCCTGCCcaaaacagtaacaaaaaagTCAGCACTTGCCTTCCAGCATGACTACATAATGAGGTTTAAGATTTTCATTATTTACAGCACACAAATTTACAAAACAGAACAGCACAGGTTACTAAAATGTTTACAGCTATCCATGGCTACCCAAGATATTACATTTTTATCTACAttgcaggtttggggttttttttttttcaataacacTGACAGTGAGTGTGTCTCTATGTGTCATAGCTAAAaaacagcaggatttggggtttttcattaAATCACACACAGAGGAGAAGATTTGGATGCTTCTGACCTTAAGCAACCTTCTGTAGAATCAAAGCATGAAGAAATCATCTCTCTGCTGACCAAAAGCTGCCTTTCTCAAAATCCTTCAGTAGTGCCATGAATAGTTCAAGAAAAATACAATAACCCTGCCTCTCCTGACTAGTGAAACATGAACCACTGTGAGAATCAGTATTCTCAACACACACCTGTAGTGGTAGCTGGTACTGCCTCATTTGAGCTATTAGACACCAGTTCCTTCATTCTTTTGAAGTGATTTTTGCTAGAGTACTTGAGACCCACAGgttaactgaaataatttaagaCATTTCCAAGACTTCTCTCTGAAAGGCCtcatttgtcaaaaaaaaaaaaacaacaaaaaaaaccccaaccaaaaatccaaaaatccacTGGCAGTTTTTAGATAGCTTTGCTTTCTTAGGTGGTCACTAATGTCCTTGACATGTATCCAGGATGGAGATGCATCCACATCtactttaaaaaacccctaaggATAGTTACTAAAATGAGATCCTTTCATTACCATCACCATAAAAGCAGTTTTTGAAAACTTTAATTCAACTCTTCTTTATCTCATTTTCAAGATCGcaggaaaaacagtgaaaacacATTCACCTCCACTCCCCACAACAGCTTTATAGTTTTGGGATTAACAACCTagatttaattcatttttacttACTCAAGTAGGCTATTTGCATTAAACAATACTATGAGGTGTAGCACACACCCAGCATTTCCCACTACATAAAACACTGTATAACCCAAATGTGACTGAGGACTAATGGTTCCACACAGTGGAAGCTGCACTTGAACTGAAAATTAGTCTTACAAATCCTGCTCCTGTGCTAAAATGGGAAAATACCAATTTATTTTGGAAGTACACATTTCTAGCAAAGTactgtgagaaaaagaaaaacaaaaccccataatTTCCATCTGGAATCTTACCATAGCCTGGAGATCTacttgtggattccagtctgaATCAAAGAGAATTACAACATCAGCAGTAGCCAGATTGATTCCAAGACCTCCTGCTCGTGTACTCAACATGAACACAAATTTTGAGCTGTCAGGATCATTGAATGCATTAATGGAAGCCTAAATCAATGAAAAGAATGTATCagttaaacaaaatgttttacaaGTAGTATTTTTACATAAATACAATCCCTGAAGTTGTAAATACCTGTCGCTCATTGTGAGGAGTTTGTCCATCCAGTCTGCAATATTCGTAATTTCTCCACATACAGTAATCTTCCAAAATATCTAGAACTCTTGTCATCTGCCTGAAGATTAGAACCCTTGAGCCTGTTTGGGTAAAAAGGTTTCTTATGCTTTCACCAAAATGTAAGATTAAACAAACTCTCCAAGTCTGCACTaccagaaaaggaaggagggcaattCCATGTACTAAGAAGAAAAGTCGTTTGAATTTCAGACCCAAACTAcaatgcagggctgcagctgctgctgccacagcacatCCATGCCATAGGACACGTTTGTCTTACCCTGATATGTCACTGTCTAATTAATGGCTGgcttctccttttcattttgtgttgTACTCCTCAAGAAAAAGTTCCCAGACATGGCAGAGTAAGATGGTAAcacaaatataaaaacattatcaagtataaataataaaattttgaagTATTTGATTGTTTTGGATTTAAGATCTCTAGAAATAAAGTGAATTCTTCTTAAGTACTTGTCAGTTTACTGCCAAGAacaacttaaataaaaaaaaaaagaaaaggttcaGTACTTTATGCATATACACTCAGCCATTTCCAGTCTACTGGAGAAATTTAAGTAAAACACAGGATATAACAAAGTTTCTACTTCCTTTTGTCCTTTGGACTCAAGGGTTAATACTGAACTCTCTTGTTTAAGATGCTAATTTGATTTGAGACCAGTCCAGTATTAATTACAACACCTCATCAATAAACCTGATATCAGGAAGAAACCAAGATCAAAAAAGCACAGTAACCACTGAATTGCTTGGTTTTCAGTCTTGAGTTATACAGTCACAGCTGCTTGGATGATACCTAGATACAAAGTACAGTTTACTTCTATACTACAGAAGGTTGAGGTTTGGacgtggttttgttttcctgcaaagtgTCCCCACTCACAAACCTACATCCAACTTCTTTAGCAAAGTTACTACTGTAAGCATACTCAAAAAATAGTG includes:
- the LOC143692107 gene encoding SWI/SNF-related matrix-associated actin-dependent regulator of chromatin subfamily A member 5-like is translated as MTRVLDILEDYCMWRNYEYCRLDGQTPHNERQASINAFNDPDSSKFVFMLSTRAGGLGINLATADVVILFDSDWNPQVDLQAMDRAHRIGQTKTVRVFRFITDNTVEERIVERAEMKLRLDSIVIQQGRLVDQNLNKLGKDEMLQMIRHGATHVFASKDSEITDEDIDHILERGAKKTAEMNEKLSKMGESSLRNFTMDTESSVYNFEGEDYREKQKLAFTEWIEPPKRERKANYAVDAYFREALRVSEPKAPKAPRPPKQPNVQDFQFFPPRLFELLEKEILYDRKTIGYKVPRNPDLPNAAQAQKEEQLKIDEAEPLNDEELEEKEKLLTRVLSVLQ